Below is a window of Ignavibacteriales bacterium DNA.
AAAGGTTCAAAATGATTTGATTGGTCAGCACCGAGCCAAAAGTAAAATGAGGAATTTTTATCTGATATTTCTAAATTTAATTTTACCCAATCACTGCACCACTTTATAAAATCATCATTCCCTTTTTCTGTGAAAGCAATAAAATTATATGGTGGATCTTGAACTGATAATTTTGTTTTCTTATTTCCAAAGGTTTTTTTTACTTCATCACTTTTGGATACATCGACACAAGCAATTTTATGTCTTTGTTTTTCATCAACCCAAACTGTGCCCTCTATAAATCTGCAATATTGCAGAAGCATCTCTCTAAGTTTTTCATCTTTATCAATTCTGGGCAGCGGATGATTGAGCATCTTTGTCTACAATTATTTTATCAAATTCCGGAAAGAAAATTCTTTCCAGCTCTAAAGTTTTTCCAGTTTCAGTGTCAATCTTAAAAAACATTCCTGTTAAGTGAACATTGTCTTTAGCTGTTTCATACTTCTGCGGTGTTGCAAATAAAAATCTATTAATTGCTGCACTGGATTTCATTCCAATTACAGAATCATATGGTCCCGTCATTCCAACATCTGTGATGTAGCCTGTACCGTTTGGTAAAATTCTTTCATCAGAAGTTTGAATGTGTGTATGAGTTCCAACAATAGCACTAATTTTCCCATCTAAATAAAGACCCATTGCCATTTTTTCAGCAGTAGCTTCTGCGTGAAAATCTACAAACACAACTTTAGTTTCTTGTTTAATTCTTGTAAGTATCCAATCCATCGTTCTAAAGGGGCATTCGATTGCAGTCATAAAAGTTCTTCCTTGTAAACTAATAACCGCAACTTTTCCTTTTTTTGTATCAGCAATATGATAACCATTTCCGTGTGTGCCACGTGGATAATTAAGTGGGCGCAGCGAACGAGGTTCAGCTTTTAGATAATCTTGAGATTGATGTTTATCCCAAGTGTGATTTCCACCGGTGATAACATTTACGCCAATATCAAAAAGTTTTGGGCCTTCTTTATCAGTACAGCCTTTTCCATCAGACAGATTTTCACCATTCACAATGACAAAATCAGCTTTATGTTTTTGGATTAAACCCGGAAGCCAAGTTTGTACAATATCCATTCCGGGTTGACCTATTACATCCCCAACAAATAATAAATTAATTGAACTCATACTTTCCTAAATCTTTAAAAGAAATATATCTAAATTGAGAGTAATTGAGAAATAAAGTTGTAGTGGAATACTTTGAATGAAATGATTTTATCAGTTAGATTTAAATATGAAATTTGAGAATCCTTTAGATATTCCATTAGAAAAAGCCGCATTTAGTGTTGTGGATGTTGAGACCACGGGATTATCTGCAAATAAAAATAGGGTTATTGAGATAGCCTTAGTTAAAATTGAGAACTTAAAGATTACCGATAAACTTAATTATTTAATTAATCCACAAACTTACATTCCACCTTTCATTACTTCGTTAACAGGAATTAGTAATGATGATATTATTGGTGCCCCAATTTTTTCAGAAATTGTTGACGAGATAATTTCTTTTACTGATAACACAATCTTAACCGCACATAATTTTTCTTTTGATTCTTCATTTTTGAACACAGAATTTATGATTTCAGGACGCGAATTTATTAATGAAAACTCCTGCTGCACTTTAAAGATTGCACGAAAAATTTATCCTACTTTAAAAAGTAAATCGCTTAGTTCTGTTGCCCAATCATTAAATCTAAAAAACACAAATGCACACCGTGCTTTGGGCGATGCTGAAATTACTGCAAAAGTTCTTATAAAGATGATTAAAGACTTACAGAAAAGTGATAGTATTAAGACTGTAGGTGAATTACTTTCATATCAAATGGGATTGAATGAATCTCCTCTGTTAAATATAAAAAAAGAACTTCAGGAGGATTATAGAGCTTTACCAAATGCACCTGGGATTTATTATTTCACAAATAAAAAAGATGAAATAATTTATGTGGGGAAAGCAAAATCAATTCGTGATAGAGTTAAAACATATTTTTCAACTTCTGCTCCGCGCAAAGCACAAAAGATTGTTAAACAAGCGGCCAGATTAAGGCATATAATTACAAATAGTGAACTAACGGCACTGCTAACTGAAGCTGAAACAATTAAAATTTTAGAGCCAAAACATAATGCACAACTAAAAAAATTTGGCAATAAGTATTTCATTCGTATTACACACACTCACAAAGCACCTGCAATTGAGTTAACAAATCATTTTGATTTTGATGGGAACGATTATTTTGGGTTATTTATTTCACGCAAAAGAGCAGTTGAGATTATTGAATTTATACACAAAGCATTTGCCATTAGAGAATGTACGGATAAAGAATTTAAGAAAAGTAAAACTTGTTTTCTTTATGATATTCATCGCTGTACCGGCCCATGTATTGAGATAGAAAAAAACAAAAAAGATCATTCGGATGAATTGGAAAAAATATACGATTTTCTTTATGGAAAAAATCAATTTGCTTTGGATAGACTGTTAAATAAAATGAAAGACTATTCTACAAAACAAAAGTATGAGCAAGCTGCCGAGATAAAAGATTTAGTTGATTTTATTTTAGACCAAACGCATAAATCTTCGATACTTGCTGAGCCTGTAAATCGTGCTAATGTTTTGTTTGAAATATATTCTCGTTTTGAAAACGATTACGTGTTAATGCTGGAGGGAAAGTTTTATATAAAAAAATATATACACGATAAGAAAGACAAGTTTGAACAAGCATTGGATGATTACTACAGTGATACTATTAAATCTGACTCAAATCCAACTGAAGAAGATTTAGAAAAAATGAAAATTACTTTAAACTGGTTGATTAAAAATAGAAATCAAGTGAAAGTTTTTTATTTAAAAGACTATTTTTCAAAAAATGAATTGTTTGAAAATATTTCACGCACTTTTGATAAAATAAATGGAGAAACAGAAAAAGTTATTCAAGTAAAAGATGATCCAACTTATGATTATGATTTTTAGATATGGATAATCTTTTTACTTTTATGATTAAATCGCATAGTCAAAAGAATTGCCGAAACCGTAAGTCCGATTAACAAACCTATCCAAACACCATCAACTCCTAAATTAAATTTAAATGCCAGTAAATAAGCAATTGGAAGACTTATAATCCAATACGCAACGAATGTGATAATTGTAGGACCTTTAACATCAGTTAAGCCTCGCAAAACACCAATCCCAACTGCTTGTGTTCCATCAGAAAGTTGAAACAACGCTGCGATAATTATTAGTCTTGATGCAATCGATATTACTGCCTTATCATCGATATATAAGGTCGGTAAAAATTTATTTAATAAAATAAAAGTTAGTCCAGCTATCGACATAATTGCTGCGCCAAGACCGATTGCAGTAAACCCGGCTTTGCGAACATTTGGAATATTTTGTTCACCCATTGCGTTTCCAACTCGAATGCTTGCGGCTTGTGAAATTCCAAGTACAGCCATAAAAGATATTGAAGCAAGATTTATTGCAATCTGATGCGCCGCAAGCTCATTTGAACCAATCCATCCAATCATAATAACAGCAAAAGTAAATGCTCCAACTTCAAAGAAATATTGGAATCCGCTTGGTAGGCCTAAACTAAGAAGTTTTTTCATTACTGGAATATTGATTCCACGAAAATGAAATGTTACATCATATTGTTTGAATTTTTTATTCCGCATAACATAAATCATAATCACAATAACCATAAAAACTCGCGATAAAAAAGTTGCCCATGCTGCTCCAGCCAAACCAAGTTGCGGGAAACCAAATTTGCCAAAAATTAAAATCCAATTAGCAAATGCATTTATAATGTTTGCCAACAGTGAAATTATCATTGCAGGTTTCATTATCGATAAACCTTCAATGAATTGTTTATAGGTCTGAAATAGCATAAGTGGAATTGCAGAAAATCCAACGATTGTCATATAAATAATTGTTGATTCAATCACTTCCGGTGGTTGGTTTAAGTATTTAATATAATTTACACTGATTAAAATTATTCCAACCATCAATAAAGAAAGAATAATATTTACTAAAAGTGATTGTCTAAAATAAATTCCACATTCAGAAAACCGCTTTCCGCCAACAAGAATTGCAACCAATGGACTTACAACAATTGAACTGCCGATTCCAATAATTAAAATTAAAAAAATCAAACTGTTCCCAAGAGATGCTGCTGCGAGTGGAACAGACCCAAGTCTTCCTACCATCATACTATCTACAACACCCATCATAATTATTCCTAGTTGCCCAATAATTACGGGGTATGCTAATTTGATAGTTTTGGATATCTCTGTTTTAATATCTTTTAATTGCTTTGGATTCATTTTTTAGATTTTTCCTGAATCTTAAAATAGGTTTAGGATAGCTATAAATAAAGAATTGTGAAAATAAAAACCCGGTCTTTCGACCGGGCCTTCAACCAACCAGGAGCACTTATGCGGAATAGATGTATAACATCTGTGACAATTATAGAGTAAAAATATTGAGTTATAAATTGATTATTGATGAAAGGTAATTCAGCTGGATAAATCTAAAAAATCAGTTTCGAACAAAGAACCAGATTATTACCTAAGAGAATTTGAAGAAGTAAATCGATAATTATCTGCAGCAGTAACTGATTCAATTTCTTTTATTGAAAGTTTATTATCTTTCTTTTCAGACACTTGAGCTACCACATTGTAATCATCTATGTTTGATGAGCTAAACATAATATTAACTGTACCAATTAAACCAGCAAATAAAAACAATGTTAAAGTGAAAGATAATAAAACACGAAACATAGAATTTCTCATATTATTGTTTTGATATTAGTGAAATTGATCAATAATAATCTAAAAATCAATAGTTGTAACAATTAAATAATTTTTATTTTTGATCAACACAAATTGATTTACAAGAATATGTCAAAAATCGTTAGTCCAAATATCAATGCATTTTTAAATACATTAAGAAAAGAAAAAGTTAACTACTACCCACTTGCTGAACTTGGTGTTCATCCAAAAATAAAAGAACAATTCCTTTCAAAAAGTATTTTAAACCTAAAAGATGAAATTCAGTTTTGGCATCAAGCAGGATATGATTATGTAAAACTTCAGCCAAAAGCGGATTTCAACCCAATGAGAATAGGATTAGGCAATAATGTTTCATACAACGATGATGGAACTATTTTTAGAAAATGGGCTTCAGAAAATAACGGTGTGATTTCAAATTTGGATGACTTTCAGAAATATGTGTTTCCATCAATCTCTGATTTTGATTTTTCAAATTTCGAAAAAATCAAATCAATATTACCCGATGGAATGGGTGTTGTTGGACAATACGGAGATATTTTTACAATGACATGGGAGATGATGGGATTTGAATCGTTTTCCATTGCATTATTTGAAAATGAAGATCTCGTTAAGACACTTAATGATCATTTGGGCGAGCGAGTATTATGTATGTTTGAATATTTTGCACAGTCTGATGTTGTAAATGCAATTTGGTACAGTGATGATATTGCATATACAAATAGTCTTATGGTTTCTCCCGCTATTCTTGATAAATATTTTTTCCCTTGGTTAATAAAAATTGGTGATTTAGCAAAAAAATATAACAAACCTTTTATATTCCACTCAGATGGAATTTTATATGATGTGATTGATAAAATAATTGATTGCGGAGTAGACGCAATTCATCCAATAGAACCAAAGGCGATGAACATTGCTGATGTAAAAAAGCGATATGGAAATAAGTTGTGCCTTATTGGAAATATTGATGTTGATTTGCTTTCCAGGGGAACAACGGATGAAATAAAAAATAATGTTTATAAGAATATTGAAGAAGCTGGTTTAAATGGTGGTTACTGCGTAGGATCAGGAAATTCTATTCCGGAATACGTTAAACTTGAAAATTATATGGCTATGATTGAAACTGTTAAAGAAATTAATTCTAATCTTTAATTTTCCATTAAGACCGATTAAGGTTATACTCATTAATAATTTCAGAAATTACTTTAATATGATCCGGAGTTGTACCGCAACATCCGCCGATAATATTTGCACCTGCTTGGATGATTTCAGGAATAATTTCTTTTATTATCTCTGGAGTTTCAGAATAAATTAAGTTTCCTTTTTCTATTATCGGTAAACCCGCGTTGGCTTGAATTATTATTGGAATTACACTGGAAACCTCTCTTATATTTTTTACAATTTCAATCATATCCTTAAATCCGGCACCACAATTTGCACCAATAATATCAGCACCACAAATAATTAATTTTTCTGCCATTGCTTGAGGAGTGATTCCCATTAGAGTTTTTATCCCGGTCTCAGTTTTATCAAATGTAAAAGTACAAATTACCTCTAATGAAGTATTTTCTTTAACAGCTTTTATCGCTTGCTCAGCCTCATCTAAATCATAAAAAGTTTCTATACAAACGGCATCAGCGCCACCACTCTCAAACGCAGTTGCCTGTCTCGCAAATGAATTATACAATTCTTCTTTAGTAACATCACCCATAATTAAAAATTTACCAGTTGGCCCAAGTGAAGCCATTACAAATTTGTTCTTACCTGCAGCTTTTCGAGAGATCTCTGCCGAAATCTTACAAATTTCAGCAAGCTTATCTTGAAGATTGTATTGAGCAAGCTTAAATGAATTTGCGCCAAAACTATTTGTTGAAATTATATCTGCGCCAGCTTGTACATAACTGTTAGCAATATCAAAAACATCGTCTGGATGTGTAAGATTCCACTCCTCAGGACAACTTCCATTTACCAATCCTTTTTTGAATAGATAAGTTCCCCAAGCTCCATCGGATGTTAGCAGTATGTCGTTACTTACAATATCTGAAATCTTATGCATTTCTTTCCCTCTTATAACAAAATTCTATATCGCAAATTGAGCACTCATATTCTTTTTTCTCAACATTTTTTCCGACACCAATTACTGCGCTAACGGATTTAACCGGCATCATCATTGAGTTTTGATTTACGGAAACTCCACAAAAGTTCAAAGGGAGAAGAGAAAATAAATTGTTTTGATCTGCAACATTCCATCCACAATAACCAGGACTATAACGATTAGTTACTTTTAATTCAAATTCATCTAATTCATTTTCAAGTACTAATTGAGTTTTATCAGCAAGCTGTTCAACCAATTCTGATGCTATTTTATCAATTAAATATCCTTTTAACATTTCATTATTATCCATAAAGTGTTTGGATAACTTTTCTATTTCTTCACCAATGGATGCAACAATAAAAGTCATCGTTTCAGAATCTTTTAATTGAGCATAAATTATCTTTTACAATTAAAATTTCTGTTATCTATTATAAAATGATAATCTTCAATTTTTACTTTTCTTGGATTAAAAATTTTATAACCGCTTTTTAATCGTACTCGATTAGGAATTTCTTTAATTATTGAATGGATAGTTTCAGACACTGGTTCGGGAACACAATCAGAATCATAACCTAGTAATGCAATAATTTTATCTTCAGTTATTGAACAAGCTTCATAATTGAATTCAAATTCCTTTACTATAGATTTTTTTATTTGAATTATACCATCCATGAATATTAAATTTTTATATGCAGATTTAGATAATCAAGCATTCCTTGTGGGTCAGGGAAATACTCATCAGCGTTTACTGAATCTGCAAAAACTTTTGTAACAGGTGCACCGCCAACAACTACAAAAACATCTTTTGTTTCTAATTTTATTTTTCGAATAATCTCATTCATATTTTGCATAGTGGTTGTAAGTAAAGCACTTAATCCAACTACTTTAACAGAGTTAGTTTTTATGGCTTCAATAAATTTTTCCGCCGGTACATTTGTCCCTAAATCTATAACTTGCCAGCCACCTCCCTCTAAAACCATTTTAACAATACTTTTCCCAATATCATGTAAATCGCCTGTAACAGTACCCATAATTACTTTACCTTTATAATTTATTTCCCCTGATTGGAAATACGGTTTTAATAATTCCATTGAATTTCTCATTGCTTTTGCCGAGATGAGAACTTCAGGTAGAAATATTTTTCCATCTTTAAATTTATCACCGACTTTTTTCATCCCGGTTAAGAAGCCAATATTCAAAACATCTTGTGCAGATATACCTTCGCTTAAAGCTTGTTGAGTTAATTCCACCGCACCGAATTGTCCTTTCATATCTGTTGGGTAATTTGAATCTTTGTTTATTCTTCCCTTTTCGATACAAAGGCTTAGTTGATGAAGTGTTTCTTGCATAATAATTTTTTTATAATAGTTATTTGTTCTTAGGTAAAAATAAACATTACTTTATTGATTGGAAATTCAATATTATTTTTATTTAACGATTGTTCCTTTTAAAAAACTTAATTATGTTCATGCACAATTTATTCTTTAGATATTATCAACCGGAGAAAACATCTTAATCATCTACAAAATCCAGCCAAATGAATAAACCCAAAACAGAACTTGTTCGCGGATTAACATTAACTGCCGCCATTATGATTGCTGCAGGCTCAATGATTGGTTCAGGTATATTCAGAAAGCCAGCAACAATGGCTGGTCAACTGATGTCACCAGAATTGCTTCTTATTGTATGGTTAGTTGCCGGTATCATTACTTTTATTGGAGCGCTTTGTAACGCAGAAGTTGCTGGTATGATAGATGCAACCGGCGGACAGTATGTTTACTTTCAGAAAATGTATGGAAATTTTGTTTCCTACTTGTACGGATGGTCTGTTTTTGCTGTAATCCAAACGGGTGCACAGGCTGCAATCGCTTACGTGTTTGGTGAATATATTTGTTACTTCGTTAAATTTCCTAATTTACCAGCCTCTCTACAGAATTTTTCTTTTTATATACCAATTGTTGGAAACATTTTCCCTCTTGCGGAGTATGGTGCAAAGTTATCTGCTATCATTTGTATTCTATTTTTAACGGGAATCAATTATGTAGGCGTGATGTTTGGTGGAGCTGTTCAAACATTAATTACATATATAAAAATTGGTTCAATGGTTCTGTTATCTGTACTTTTATTGACAAGTGGTGTTGGCAGTATAAATAATTTGTCATCCGGATTCGTAATTCCAAATGCAATTTCATCAAACTTATTTACTGTATTGGGGTTGGCGATTGCAGGTGCTTTTGGGCTTACGATGGTTGGAATAATTTAACATTTGTAGCAGGCGAAATTAAGCAGCCTCAGCGAAATGTTCCGCTTGGATTGTTATTTGGTACGCTGATAGTGATAGTAGTTTATATGCTAATTAATGCAGCTTACCTGTATGTACTTCCAATTGATATAATGGCAAAATCACCATTAGTTGCCGCATCAGCTGCAGAAGTAGTTTTTGGATCAAGCGGTGCAGCATTAATTTCAATAGCTGTAATTATTTCAACTTTTGGAGCACTTAATGGAAGCATACTTGCAACTGCAAGAGTTTGTTTTGCTATGGCAAGAAACAATATGTTTATTAAGAGCTTAGATAAGATTCATCCAAAATTTGCAACACCGCACACTTCACTCGTTGCTCAAGGATTATGGTCTTGTCTGCTTGTTCTTTCCGGTAGTTTTGATACAATTACAGATTACGTAATGTTTGCAGATGGTTATTCTATATGCTTGGCGCTTATGGAGTAATAGTTTTAAGAAAAAAATGCCCGATGTTCATAGACCATATAAAGTTTGGGGTTACCCTTACACACCAATGATTTTTGTGATCTTTTCATTTTTGTTTCTTTTAAATACTTTAATTTCTGATTATGAAAATGCTGCAATGGGATCTCTTCTCATTTTATTAGGTCTGCCATTGTACTTTTGGAGAATTGCAAAAAACAAAAAAAACAATAATAATTGATCTAAAATTTAGAGGTTTACATGCCAAAAGAAGTTCTATTTATAATTCTTGGGTTATTAGCTGGAACATTTAGCGGTGTAATTGGCTTAGGCGGCGGTGTAATAATTGTACCAGCTTTAGTTTTTTTATTTGGACTATCTCAGCAGCAAGCACAAGGTACAACTTTAGCCCTAATGGTTCCGCCAATTGGAATACTTGCAGCTTATGCATACTATCAACAAGGATTTGTTGATTTAAAAATCGCCGCACTAATTTGTGTGGGTTTTATAATTGGCGGCTGGTTAGGCGCTAAATTAGCCGTAAATCTATCTCAAAATGTTCTTCAAAAAATATTTGCAGTATCTTTATTTTTAATATCAATAAAAATGTTTTTTTCAAAGTAGTGATGTATAATTAATAATTTGTAAAATTGAACCAACTAGATTAAATGGAATTAACTCTAAAAAGAAATATTAAAATTCTTATAGTTGAAGATGACGAACTTAATATTAAGATGATTTCATCTTTTCTTAAGGACAAATATGAGATTGAAGCTGCACGATCAGGGGATGAAGCACTAAAGAAATCCGTTGATGATCATTTTGATATTTTTTTAATGGACATTGGACTAAAAAAAGAAATGAGTGGATTAGATGTTACAGCAAAACTTAGAAAAACCTCTGAATATAAAAACACACCAATAATTGCAATAACAGCCTATGCGCTTTCTGGTGATAGAGAAAAGATTTTAAGTGCAGGATGTTCACATTATTTATCAAAACCTTTTACAAAACAACAATTATTACATCTATTAGGAAAAATTGTAAATGATATTGAGAAGATGGATTAATAAATAATAGTAATCCCCCAATAAACCAAAATTTGCGGAGAGGGTGGGACTTTCTATTCTGTCCATATTTCTTTTAATTTCAATCTAAAATTACCTTTTTTATTACACCTCCTTACAATGTCTCCATCTATTATGCAAAATATTAGATAAAAAAATAGCCATCATCGATGGCTATATCAATTAAATTTATGTTTAAACTATGCGGTTAGAAGATTATCCAGCTTCTGAACATCCGAGAAGTTACCTGCACCACCCTATTTTCAATTTCGATTTACGGCATTTACAAATATTAAAAGGGAAAATAATTACAATAAAATTGTAATAAATTTTTAATTGTTAAATAATTTTACTACTCGTAAAATTATTCATTATCGAGGGGTGATGTTACATTAATCAATCTGCTTTTTGCTGATTTTTAAATTTTCAAACAGGGATAATATTTGTGTTTTAAAGCGTTTTAATTGAGGGATGAATGTTTTTTAATTTCCAACTATTGTAAAAAAATTTTATCAAGATCAAGCAAAAAATATAATCATAATAAACTCAAAGATTACTCATAATTTATTAATCGATGTCTCACTATTTAAATGGACAAGTACTGTTCTGTTTATGAGTTCTATAGAAATCGCCAAATGGCTTTTATTATCAATATTAACAATCACCCCTCGAATGCCTTTAAAAGGTCCAGAATTTATTTCAACTAATGTCCCTTTATAAAAACCGTCGATAACATTTATTCTAGGATTTACAATAATCATTTTTTGTAAATTTTCTATTTGCCAGTCTGGTACAATTGAAGGTTTACCTGCGTCTGATAGACATCGTGTTACTTGCTTATTTTCAAGTGAGATTAGTCTTTCTTTTTCTGTAGCATTTATAAAAATATAACCAGTAAATAAAGGCGAGATGATTTCTTTTGCTCTATCACTCCATTTTTTTATAGCCTTTTTTACAGGTAGAAAGACTGTGATACCTTGAGCCTTGAACGATTCTTCAACTTTAAACTCACAACGAGAATGAGTGTAAAGGACATACCAATATTTAGTGATTTGTTTATCTGTCATATATGTCTACTAAAACAATTAATTATTAAAAATAATTAATACTAACATCATCATAACTATAAATTAACGATTGATTAAATTATATTTATTAAAAAGATAAAGATATTTATGAAATTTTCAATACTAATAATAATTATTACCCAATTGCTTTTTACAGGAAGCGATTTATTGGCCAGATTTAATATGACTAAATATGGCTTTAAGTTTTCAGCTTTTTTATCGATTTGGTTTTTACTTTACTTTATTATCAGAAATGTGGCCATGTTTGGTCAGTTATATATCTTTACAACTATTGAATTGGGCAAAACAATGGCATTGTTTGGCGCTATTTCCATAATCCTTTCTAATCTATTGGGGTTTTTAATTTTAAAGGAGGTTTTACCGCTTGGAGTTTATATAGGCGTGTCTTTTGCAGTAGTAGCTTTTTTGATTTTAGCTGTAAGTAAATAGCGTATTGAATAAAAAATATTATCGTAGTAAAGAATTAAATCTTTACTAGGAGAAATAAGATTCATCTGCCCATCCACCCGCCATCAACCGTAACAACGCTACCATTGAGATAATTTGAAGCATCTGAGCAAAGAAAAATTATTGTGCCCATTAAATCTTCTGGTGTTCCCCATCTTCCGGCAGGAATTCTATCCAATATAGATTTATTTCTTACAGCATCCTCACGAAGCGCTTTTGTATTTTCTGTCGCGATGTATCCAGGAGCAATTGCATTTACGGTTACTCCTTTTGATGCCCATTCATTTGCGAAAGCCATAGTTAATTGTTTTATTCCACCCTTAGATGCAGCGTAACCCGGGACAGTAATTCCACCTTGAAAAGAAAGTAATGAAGCAATGAAAACAATTTTGCCATAGCCCCGTTCCGCCATTTCTTTCCCGAATTCTCTTGTAAGAATAAACTGTGCGGAAAGATTAACATCAATTACTTTATCCCAGTATTCATCAGGATGTTCTGAGATTGGTTTACGTAAAATCATTCCAGCATTGTTTACAAGAATATCAATCTTATTAAAATCAGATTTTACATCTTTGATAAATTGATAAATTGAATCACGATCAGAAAAATCCGCCACATATGATTTAAATTTCCTTCCTGTTGCACCAATAATTTTTTCTGTTTCTGTAAAATCACTTTGAAATGAAACTCCAATTATATCTGCACCAGCTTCTGCAAGTGCTTGAGCATAAGCCTGGCCAATTCCTTGATTTGATCCTGTGACA
It encodes the following:
- a CDS encoding TIGR00282 family metallophosphoesterase, with the protein product MSSINLLFVGDVIGQPGMDIVQTWLPGLIQKHKADFVIVNGENLSDGKGCTDKEGPKLFDIGVNVITGGNHTWDKHQSQDYLKAEPRSLRPLNYPRGTHGNGYHIADTKKGKVAVISLQGRTFMTAIECPFRTMDWILTRIKQETKVVFVDFHAEATAEKMAMGLYLDGKISAIVGTHTHIQTSDERILPNGTGYITDVGMTGPYDSVIGMKSSAAINRFLFATPQKYETAKDNVHLTGMFFKIDTETGKTLELERIFFPEFDKIIVDKDAQSSAAQN
- a CDS encoding GIY-YIG nuclease family protein, whose protein sequence is MKFENPLDIPLEKAAFSVVDVETTGLSANKNRVIEIALVKIENLKITDKLNYLINPQTYIPPFITSLTGISNDDIIGAPIFSEIVDEIISFTDNTILTAHNFSFDSSFLNTEFMISGREFINENSCCTLKIARKIYPTLKSKSLSSVAQSLNLKNTNAHRALGDAEITAKVLIKMIKDLQKSDSIKTVGELLSYQMGLNESPLLNIKKELQEDYRALPNAPGIYYFTNKKDEIIYVGKAKSIRDRVKTYFSTSAPRKAQKIVKQAARLRHIITNSELTALLTEAETIKILEPKHNAQLKKFGNKYFIRITHTHKAPAIELTNHFDFDGNDYFGLFISRKRAVEIIEFIHKAFAIRECTDKEFKKSKTCFLYDIHRCTGPCIEIEKNKKDHSDELEKIYDFLYGKNQFALDRLLNKMKDYSTKQKYEQAAEIKDLVDFILDQTHKSSILAEPVNRANVLFEIYSRFENDYVLMLEGKFYIKKYIHDKKDKFEQALDDYYSDTIKSDSNPTEEDLEKMKITLNWLIKNRNQVKVFYLKDYFSKNELFENISRTFDKINGETEKVIQVKDDPTYDYDF
- a CDS encoding MATE family efflux transporter, translating into MNPKQLKDIKTEISKTIKLAYPVIIGQLGIIMMGVVDSMMVGRLGSVPLAAASLGNSLIFLILIIGIGSSIVVSPLVAILVGGKRFSECGIYFRQSLLVNIILSLLMVGIILISVNYIKYLNQPPEVIESTIIYMTIVGFSAIPLMLFQTYKQFIEGLSIMKPAMIISLLANIINAFANWILIFGKFGFPQLGLAGAAWATFLSRVFMVIVIMIYVMRNKKFKQYDVTFHFRGINIPVMKKLLSLGLPSGFQYFFEVGAFTFAVIMIGWIGSNELAAHQIAINLASISFMAVLGISQAASIRVGNAMGEQNIPNVRKAGFTAIGLGAAIMSIAGLTFILLNKFLPTLYIDDKAVISIASRLIIIAALFQLSDGTQAVGIGVLRGLTDVKGPTIITFVAYWIISLPIAYLLAFKFNLGVDGVWIGLLIGLTVSAILLTMRFNHKSKKIIHI
- a CDS encoding nucleoside 2-deoxyribosyltransferase, giving the protein MSKIVSPNINAFLNTLRKEKVNYYPLAELGVHPKIKEQFLSKSILNLKDEIQFWHQAGYDYVKLQPKADFNPMRIGLGNNVSYNDDGTIFRKWASENNGVISNLDDFQKYVFPSISDFDFSNFEKIKSILPDGMGVVGQYGDIFTMTWEMMGFESFSIALFENEDLVKTLNDHLGERVLCMFEYFAQSDVVNAIWYSDDIAYTNSLMVSPAILDKYFFPWLIKIGDLAKKYNKPFIFHSDGILYDVIDKIIDCGVDAIHPIEPKAMNIADVKKRYGNKLCLIGNIDVDLLSRGTTDEIKNNVYKNIEEAGLNGGYCVGSGNSIPEYVKLENYMAMIETVKEINSNL
- a CDS encoding homocysteine S-methyltransferase family protein yields the protein MHKISDIVSNDILLTSDGAWGTYLFKKGLVNGSCPEEWNLTHPDDVFDIANSYVQAGADIISTNSFGANSFKLAQYNLQDKLAEICKISAEISRKAAGKNKFVMASLGPTGKFLIMGDVTKEELYNSFARQATAFESGGADAVCIETFYDLDEAEQAIKAVKENTSLEVICTFTFDKTETGIKTLMGITPQAMAEKLIICGADIIGANCGAGFKDMIEIVKNIREVSSVIPIIIQANAGLPIIEKGNLIYSETPEIIKEIIPEIIQAGANIIGGCCGTTPDHIKVISEIINEYNLNRS
- a CDS encoding corrinoid protein; its protein translation is MQETLHQLSLCIEKGRINKDSNYPTDMKGQFGAVELTQQALSEGISAQDVLNIGFLTGMKKVGDKFKDGKIFLPEVLISAKAMRNSMELLKPYFQSGEINYKGKVIMGTVTGDLHDIGKSIVKMVLEGGGWQVIDLGTNVPAEKFIEAIKTNSVKVVGLSALLTTTMQNMNEIIRKIKLETKDVFVVVGGAPVTKVFADSVNADEYFPDPQGMLDYLNLHIKI
- a CDS encoding amino acid permease produces the protein MNKPKTELVRGLTLTAAIMIAAGSMIGSGIFRKPATMAGQLMSPELLLIVWLVAGIITFIGALCNAEVAGMIDATGGQYVYFQKMYGNFVSYLYGWSVFAVIQTGAQAAIAYVFGEYICYFVKFPNLPASLQNFSFYIPIVGNIFPLAEYGAKLSAIICILFLTGINYVGVMFGGAVQTLITYIKIGSMVLLSVLLLTSGVGSINNLSSGFVIPNAISSNLFTVLGLAIAGAFGLTMVGII
- a CDS encoding amino acid permease → MRIRNSKCNFIKLIYCIGVGDCRCFWAYDGWNNLTFVAGEIKQPQRNVPLGLLFGTLIVIVVYMLINAAYLYVLPIDIMAKSPLVAASAAEVVFGSSGAALISIAVIISTFGALNGSILATARVCFAMARNNMFIKSLDKIHPKFATPHTSLVAQGLWSCLLVLSGSFDTITDYVMFADGYSICLALME